ACTATAGCCTCAATAGAATCTGCTCCTCAGGTATATCCtctcctttttcaaattttgttacGATCCTCTCTGATGTAGAAATAGTTTTTATGAAactgccattctttttcaagtaACTGGAGTAGGAAACCTATTACTAGAAAATTTCTGTCGTGTGTAGTCGCCATAAGTTGTTGACATTGTCTATTACAGAATCATCAGTGGAAACCTCATCATCTTACGGCACCCAAATCACCCCTTCTTCAAACATCTCTGAGGGCACGGCCTCCGAGGATTAAAACATCGGAAGAATTGGAAAAGGAAGTACTTGAAAATGTTCCAAAGTTCAAAGCAAGGCCTTTGAATAAGAAGGTATACCTGCACTGCAATCATCATATCACTTCTATAATTATATTActcagcaaaagaaaaaaaacttgttaCTTCATTTCTACAGTTTAATATGTCCAAATGCTTTGAATCTTGCAGATATTTGAAAGTAAAGGAGATCTAGGTATGTTTTGCAACACAAAGCGGCACGTCACTGTTCCTCAAGAGTTTCACTTTGCAACAGATGAAAGGATTCCCCCACCCGCAAACATTGCTGACATGTTTGATAAGGTTATTATCGAACTTTTCTGTTGAATTCCAATTCCAGTTGAGCTATAAAATATGTTGACATTTTTTCTCATTATATAAATGTTCTTTTTTAGCTTTCATTGTGCTCGGAAGCTCACCATGAGAAACGAATTCCAAGGAACACTACACCGAACCCATTCCATCTCCACACAGAGGTATGAAcatccttccaaaaaaaattgctgtCGATTTGTTTGTTTACACCAAACATgctctttattcaaaatatgaCATCATCAGGAAAGAGGAGTGGTGAAAGAGAGGAAATTTGTGACGGAGGTCGTGCAGAAACTGATTGAAGAGGAGAGAGCCAGGATTCCAAAGGCTAACCCATACCCTTATACCACTGATTATCCTGTGGTACAGAAACTTATTAGCCCTTAGTTCTATTTGTTATCAGGCCTCAAAAAGTGGGCTTTATTAAAAATGCCTAACTGCATACAGATTCCGCCTAAACCGGAGCCGAAGCATTGCACAAAACCAGAACCTTTCCAATTGGAAAGTTTGACGAGGCATGAAGAGGAAATGCAGAAGGAAATGGAAGAGAGGCGGAgaatggaggaggaagaagctCAAATGAGGATTTTTAAGGCACAGCCAATATTGAAAGAGTAAGACTCTCAATGTGCTGAATGCGTGAGTTTTTTTTCACCCTTCTAACCAAGTAACTGACTATTTATTATGGCCACCAATCTGTAGGGACCCAATTCCAGTTCCTGAAAAAGTACGCAAACCACTGACAGAGGTTCAAGAATTCAATCTGCACATAGAACATCGAGCCGTGGATAGAGCAGAGTTCGATAAAAAGGTATATAGCATGCTTCTACTAGAATGAATCGCATAAGATACAACTCTTGTGACTTTTTTACTCCCAAACGTTTCCCCATAATTCATTTCCCCTGAACTGtttttcttacttttgtttCTACTTCTTTCCAAAAGCTTAGAGCTGGAAAGATAATAATGGAATGAAAGAACAGCATAAGATACAACTCTTTTGACTTTTGGGaatttttacttccaaaacCTTTCCCCATAGCTATTCTTTCATGAAATGTTTTTCTTGCTATTGTTTCTTTGTCTATAATTGTTTCCAAATGCATAGAACTCATGCAAAGAAATGCTATACATTAGGCGTTTCTCAATGCCCATTTGATGACTTCTTTCTACTGGCATGTTTGACAGATTAAGGAGAAGGAGATGACATATAAGAGATACAGAGAGGAGGCCGAGTCTGCAAAGATGGTATATAACAACCGTGTGCTTAAAGTTATTTAAAGTGATAGAAAATGAGATGATGGGAGGAGTATTTCTAATCTATAATCTACTTATTGGTGGTCTTGTAGATGGAGGAAGAGAAGGCCTTGAAGCAATTGAGAAGGACATTGGTGCCTCATGCAAGACCGGTGCCAGACTTTGCTCATCCTTTCTTACCACAGAAGTACGGAAACACTACTTGGTTACTGTCTTAGAATCAAGTTCTTTTGATAACACTTATcagaaaacaatttttgaaaacacaGGCACCGTTTAATTCTATAAGTTTGCCGAAAAACAAGGTTTGAATACCAAGCGAATGTTTTGAAAAGTGCCTTATATTTACGTTCTGATTCTGAAAACAATAATCTTGCCCTCTGAGTTGAGTTTGGCTTGTGTACTGATTGCCAACAACGTGATGATGCATAATAGGTCTTTGAGGGAAATCACAAAACCGAAGTCCCCGATATTGCGTGTTAACCGAAGACAAGATAGGCGAAAGTTTGTAAGTGCCGTGGCAGCCGCTTCCAGTGCCGCCTCCAATATGAGGTGACAATCGACGAACACAACCAGGGGGGCGGTCGTTCAAGCACTCTTGAACCAACTTATTGTGCTGTCAATTCATCATTGTATTGATACTAACTATGCATATTCTTTTGTAAGAAGCTAGAAGGAACAAAAGGGTAGCAATATGTAATCGAACAACCTGTAGAAATGTGCAAATTCATTAACGAATCACCTTTATTTGTCCACAcatttttttagttgatggcaaatcataatgaaaatatgCTGGCTACTCATGAACAGAGCGCAGTGCATCACCGCCGGGTGCGAAAACAAAATTGGAACAAGctgacaaaaaataagttattatgAATATGAAATCACATAAATACCCagctttttcttcctttttttgggtCACGCGTTTGAATCCCAACTTTATCCATCCCGTCAACAAGGTCTCAGAACAAAAACGCGGAGGGTTTTTACGGACATGGAAACTGGAACAAACTAAAACAGGAACTAAAATGAAGAGGGTTTTAAGCCTAAACAGCTTAATGTTGGAATTATTGTTCTGAGAAAATTTACGTTCAAGCCTCGATCCACTTCACaggtttggaaaaagaaaaaaagggagacaAAACTAATTCCCGCCATACTTGGCTAACCAACGCCAAACACTTTGTAGACCCATATTTCTTCATTTctacttttccaaaaaatataaaaacaaatatAGTGCACCTGCATGTACAAGCTTGTATTCCTAAAAAGGAATTTTGGAATCagtttaccaaaaagaaaaacggaaTCAAACCCTTTTTAGAGGGTTGGATCCATTGTACAAGTCCAAGTAACTCCTAACTCCATAGATTTGAACACATACATAACCAGCTAAAGGTTTCTCCCCTCTTTTTCCTCATTCCTTAGCAATTTACAGGCAGCATATTATCTAAAAACTCAGCACACATATCAGGCTACACGTCGttacatcttcttcttttccagaCATGGTGTGGTCCTCTACTAAAGGCCCGCTTTGGGTTCACAGTCGTATCTCTCCTTGAGTCGATATGCCAGAACCTGAAAGAGTACAGAAAATGTAGATAATTATGACAGTGCAAAACTACTAATTCGGAACACTGAAGCACCGATAAATACCAAAGCAGTTCATTTTTCCTTCCAGTGAACTCGAAAACAATTAAGGCAATACAAATTATTTTGGACAACTGGCGTCCTGAACGTTCAAAGCAGAAAAAAGTGACCAAGCGAGGAGATGCTGATCATACGGCTACTCCACTAACTTCTGATGAACTTCTGCATCAAATACATGAAGCGGCTGTCGACAGATTCACAGTCTAAAGAAATGTAGGATTCAAAGGGAGGTCAATGATTACCAAATGCACCCAACAAACACGCATGCATATTAGAGATTGTTTACTCACCAAATGGTTTCTATTTGAAGCACAATCTGGTCTGATTCCTGCCAAAGTTTCTTGCCCTCCAACAATTTGCAGCACATCGTTGTTGTCCATTAAGGTTGAAGGGTCAACAGTGGTCTGAAAACCGTTGGGACTGAAGAGCTTCTTCACCAATAGTATTTCAATATCTTCAGTCCGTAATTGGGTCTCATGAGCAACATACTATAcatggtataagcatcacgcaTGCAAATAGCAAGTTAGAAAAGCTATATAAATTCGGGGTCTCGAGAAAAAAACAAGATTAGGTTCGCGGGTCTCCTTGCCCAACACATAATACATAACATAGCTATTGATGCTTTTTCTCTTTATGATTTCATGCCtgaatagtttttattaggTATTAGAATGGCTTCGTTAATATTTCTCTTATGTTGTGAACTTGTAATCCCCTAGTTGTAGTTTCTTCATTTCTGCCTTGTATCTATgcattctctcttcttttcaatGAATAAAGGTTCTATATCTGCCACACACAAAATAATGTTTGGACGTGCCCCAAAACATGTCTGCCATATAATGGAGAAAGATAGCGTAGAGAACTCTTACATCCTTGAGGCATTCAACTGAAAAGCCTGGTGGGCAACAGAGGTAGAGGTGCCGCAAACCTTGCATTCTTTGTTTCTCCAAAGAAATAAGCATGAGATTGACATCTAACTGCAAATAAGAACCTTAAATTGCAGTAACAGAGAGAGATTGAAATCACAGAATGCAATACATGAAAGGTTTATTGGAACACTAGTGAAACACAAGAACTAAGGCAGCGTTGGTTTGCTGGAGTGAACACAAAATGTAATGGTCGTTCACTGAGCTACACACTCCGCTGTTGGGTTTGCTAACAGATGACGAGTGGCATTACAAATGGAATGATCATTCACCGATTTAGGTGAATGTCATTCAATTAGGAGGCCAATGAATGACCATTCAATTCATCCCTAGATTAATCTGGCAAACCCAACACTACCTAGATGAGAATGTTATAGCCTCAAAACCTGAGTACATAATAAAAGTTTGTGGATGACATACTGTTCATTGCACCTGAAAAGAAATTGACATAATATAGCAATACCTTGTCATCCTTCTCCTTCAAGTTTTCAAGATATTTAGTCAGCTTCATTATGCGGGTGTTCCGGACACTCTTGCTCCGAGCACCCCCTTTTCCCCAAGCAAGCATTTCTGGGTTGACAGGCCCACATGAAGTACCTTTACTTTCTCTGCTTGCTTCTAAATCATTTTCAATGGCTCCACCTTCTGAATTTGCAGCTGAGGGAGAAGGCTGGGAGGGCTGAGCCCCTGCCCTTTTCCTGTACCTCCTCCGCTTAGTTTCCGTTCCTCGATCATCAGATGATGATGAATCTTTGTtcccatcatgattattttcaTCCTCGTTATCATCAGATCCTTCAGGCTCTGTTCCCCtggtgtttcttcttcttctaggATAAGAATTCCCACTATTGCGTGGTAATCTTGCTTCTTTACCCGCTTTGCGCCGTGTTACGAGTGCTTCTGATTGTCGCTGCGAAATCTGGGCGATTGATGCTTGAATCTGTCCAATATAATAGTGAAAAGCAAACCccacaaacaaaaactaagaCATAAGTGTGAATGTTAAGCATGAAGCAGAGAGAAGGATAAATGAGGTGTTATAGACACATAATCACATAGAGAAGGGACCCGATATGTTGCTTAAACCATGTAAAAGGGAAACTTAGCCAATTCTATAGAATGAAGCCAGCAGAGTcccaaatgaaaaatgataataTAGTATGGGTCATAGATTCAAGAAAGGTCctgtctagagagagagagagagagagtatggatGGCAAGCgtacccgccccgccccgaaCCTGCCTCGCCCTGCCCCCGAACGGGGCGGTGTTTTCACTCCATTTTCGGGTGTCGGGTCGGGGTTAAATTTCCCAAACCCGCCCGGGTTCGGGTAGGGTTCGGGGCGAAAGTACCCCACCCCAAAATTACCCAACCCCGACCCagcgtgtgtgtatatatatgtatatgtatttatatatgtatatatacttatatacatgtcctttaatttttttagcattaatccaaaaaacaatgTCTCTTTACTGTCAAGTAGTctaatcaaatttaaaaaagaaataaaaattgatatgtattggtgtttagtggattttttaaaaagttttcttcaaatatttataataaatcctacacataaagaaatggaatgaagtatCTAAAATACTGATTGCAATTAAAAGTTTAGATAAAACCGTGATACcaagacacaaaaataatttcaaaacttttattttttagataatttttatttttattctgcatttttttaaattttttacttatacttttattttttaaatttttacggggcggggcgggtaaaCCCGTTCCCCGATCGGGGCGGGGACGGgggtaccccaaaaaaaaacccggtTGGGGTCGGGGCGGGTAATGATTTTCAGGTCAGGGTCGGGGTATGCAAAAacccgccccgttgccattcctaagagagagagagagagagggagagggagagggagagggagggacagagagagagagagagtagccaTGGAAAGGAATGACAAATACCAAAACTAGTAACCTTGTAATCATGTATATAAATCAAGCTCACAATTCAAGCACCATTTGCGCCTGAATTTGCCCACTAGCCTTTCACAAGCCAAGATGGTTTCCATTAAGATGCCTAATTAGGTCGGAGCTGATTTGAAATAGATTCAACCAGTGACGTCCATGATTGACTAGATTATGTGTCTATAACACCTCATTTGAAACCCCAGTCCCCTTTAGTTGTGTTTGGTGAAAATTGGTAGAGGGATGGCAAACATAATAAGAAGAAATGAAGTGTgaagataattttatttttggcttCCCGTACTATTCTATTTCCATTGATAAATCCCTCTACAAAGCTGTAATGCTAACACAGCCTTTGCTTGTCGAAGAATTTTCAGCATGAAATCAGCAACTCGGATGTCTTTCTAAAAATAGCTGGGAAGCAGATGCATGAGTTTTGTTCTATTTCTAGTCACCAAGGCTGTGAAAGCATCCATATTGAGCAACCATGACCATTTTAAGTGGTTCCTGGTTCCCTAAAACATACTAATGGTCCGTAAAAGACAAATTGTGCAAAAAAACAAGCAAGCAAGCAAGCCAGAAGACATTCATCTGCAAACATGAAGCCAAGTCAGCCGACACTTACCTGCTTGTTGCGAGTCTTCTCCTCTTCATGAAAAGCCAATTCCTGAATCCAAATATTCAACAAGAAGTGGGCAAATCAAATACAAAATCTCAGAAATGCATAGCAAAGTACTCTCGGGCTTAATCATGAATATACTAGAACCAATTTCATTTTTGCTTATCTTTTCCTATTGtatcaatttcatttttttatccttgtgatgaatgaaattttcttcgccgttcaaaaaaatgaatatacTTGTACCTCCTCTTCATACTTCTCAATGTCATCATATAGGATCTCAATCATGGCATCAAATTCTGGATCATCTCTCAAAGAACGTCGACTGGCACAATGTGTACGACAGGCAGGACACTCATTATTCCTGCAACAATGATCAATTATCGAACAAAGCAACTAAAGTCTAAGACTATTAAGATTTAAATCAACTCGCACATTAAATTAGCCCAAGACAATGCACCCAAATTGTTTTCTGAGTCAAGTAATTGTTATAACATCAGAGTTATGTTGCATACCCCAGGCGCATTGACTTGTCAATGCACTCCCTACAAAAACGGTGCATGCATCCCATCACAGTTCTTGTTTTCTTAATGATCCCTGCGAAAATCATAAGTATATTACTCACAGTTTTCAAGTAAATGGGGTATTCCAATGTTTGGTCAAGAAATCTGCCCTCAAAAGCAATATTAATCATCACAATTCTTGAAGGGATCAATTgaaaattatccaaaaagaaaagaactaagTTCAAGCCTTGTTTGCAAGTCAAGTGTAGTAGATCTTCAAGACTGGTCATTCAAATGATGTACATCCAAGATTGTCATCCAAATATGTGTTTTACGCAAGCTTTCAGAGCTAAAATAAATGGGGGAAACAGCCTTCTATTGTCAGATTAGTTGAAAATCATTTACACTCAAGATATGGGTAAGGGCAACAGCAACAGACCATAACACCTGCAATTTTTGTTCACATTGAGTCTCTTGTTACTGGTGGAGCTGACAGCTATACTGTTACCTAGTGGTTTAACAGAGGAGAcagctttttcaaaaaccccactTTACCAAATGTGTCATGAACGTCAATAAAAACCAAGCACGGAATCCCCTGAGTAGGAAGTCAGTTTCTAGAGCCAATACCATAATAAAGAAACAGAAAACCTTAAAAGTATGTTCATTACACCATAAGAAAGAGGAGAGATGCAGAATACCCTATGTGCAAGTAAATTATGGCTGGTAATTAGCGAACACATAAAGCGAGGGAAACTACAGTTAAGGTGTGGTCCTCAATCAAAAACTACCCAAACGTTACACAAAAAACAACAGAAGTCCTGACAAGGCAGAGCTAAGACTAAAGTACAAAAACCCATAAATCGAGTCCGAAACTCAATTCTGAATGCGCCATGGATTGGAAATGGGAACACTTTCCATATAATAATCACACTGAGAAGGACAATGCTGCTTGTTGCTAGGACTTCAAGGTAATGGTCTAGAAAGACTTCTTAAGCTGAAGTGAATCAAATCACACGAATACTAAATAACACGAATTCTGCAAATTAAACATACCTTTTTTCCTGGGTAAGAAAGCAATTTTACTACCAAAATGTAGAAGTTTACAA
The sequence above is drawn from the Rhododendron vialii isolate Sample 1 chromosome 6a, ASM3025357v1 genome and encodes:
- the LOC131329378 gene encoding putative E3 ubiquitin-protein ligase RING1a isoform X2, with the protein product MTKKKKKRRIPMEAVRLTTLQNYPRIIKKTRTVMGCMHRFCRECIDKSMRLGNNECPACRTHCASRRSLRDDPEFDAMIEILYDDIEKYEEEELAFHEEEKTRNKQIQASIAQISQRQSEALVTRRKAGKEARLPRNSGNSYPRRRRNTRGTEPEGSDDNEDENNHDGNKDSSSSDDRGTETKRRRYRKRAGAQPSQPSPSAANSEGGAIENDLEASRESKGTSCGPVNPEMLAWGKGGARSKSVRNTRIMKLTKYLENLKEKDDKLDVNLMLISLEKQRMQGLRHLYLCCPPGFSVECLKDYVAHETQLRTEDIEILLVKKLFSPNGFQTTVDPSTLMDNNDVLQIVGGQETLAGIRPDCASNRNHLVLAYRLKERYDCEPKAGL
- the LOC131329378 gene encoding putative E3 ubiquitin-protein ligase RING1a isoform X1; the encoded protein is MPAQKRHSPSENLLNGDSSLQQQHHRRHQQSRWERGAEQEEEEEEEEEHEGEGVERDPDDEEVKEEEDDEEEEEEEDSDGSRSSDDPAKLPEWLIVHLSTLRSCVQCPICLGIIKKTRTVMGCMHRFCRECIDKSMRLGNNECPACRTHCASRRSLRDDPEFDAMIEILYDDIEKYEEEELAFHEEEKTRNKQIQASIAQISQRQSEALVTRRKAGKEARLPRNSGNSYPRRRRNTRGTEPEGSDDNEDENNHDGNKDSSSSDDRGTETKRRRYRKRAGAQPSQPSPSAANSEGGAIENDLEASRESKGTSCGPVNPEMLAWGKGGARSKSVRNTRIMKLTKYLENLKEKDDKLDVNLMLISLEKQRMQGLRHLYLCCPPGFSVECLKDYVAHETQLRTEDIEILLVKKLFSPNGFQTTVDPSTLMDNNDVLQIVGGQETLAGIRPDCASNRNHLVLAYRLKERYDCEPKAGL